Proteins encoded in a region of the Puniceibacterium sp. IMCC21224 genome:
- the rpsL gene encoding 30S ribosomal protein S12: protein MPTIQQLIRKPRQPKVKRSKSQHLEQCPQKRGVCTRVYTTTPKKPNSAMRKVAKVRLTNGFEVISYIPGESHNLQEHSVVLIRGGRVKDLPGVRYHILRGVLDTQGVKDRKQRRSKYGAKRPK from the coding sequence ATGCCAACGATCCAACAGCTGATCCGCAAGCCGCGGCAGCCGAAAGTCAAGCGCTCAAAGTCGCAGCACCTTGAGCAATGTCCGCAAAAACGCGGCGTCTGCACACGCGTCTACACCACCACACCGAAAAAGCCGAACTCGGCGATGCGGAAAGTGGCCAAGGTGCGCCTGACCAACGGTTTCGAGGTCATCAGCTACATTCCCGGTGAGAGCCACAACCTTCAGGAGCACTCTGTGGTTCTGATCCGCGGCGGTCGTGTAAAAGACCTTCCCGGTGTGCGTTACCACATTCTGCGCGGTGTTCTGGATACCCAGGGCGTCAAGGACCGGAAACAGCGTCGCTCCAAGTATGGCGCGAAGCGTCCGAAGTAA
- the fusA gene encoding elongation factor G, translating into MARDYPLQRYRNFGIMAHIDAGKTTTTERILFYTGKSHKIGEVHDGAATMDWMEQEQERGITITSAATTTFWQRQEDPTAEGTSDTKYRFNIIDTPGHVDFTIEVERSLAVLDGAICLLDGNAGVEPQTETVWRQADRYKVPRIVFVNKMDKIGADFYNCVKMIKDRTGAIPAPIALPIGAEDKLEGIIDLLKMEEWVWEGEDLGASWVRKPIRDDLQDLADEWRANLIEVAVEVDDDAMEKYLDGIMPDEDTLRKLIRKGTLELAFVPVAAGSAFKNKGVQPLLNAVIDFLPSPLDVPAYMGFSPDDETETRNIARHADDNEPFSGLAFKIMNDPFVGSLTFTRIYSGTMKKGDSILNTTKGKKERIGRMMMMHAIDREEIEEAFAGDIIALAGLKDTTTGDTLSDAQHRVVLETMTFPDPVIEIAVEPKTKADQEKMSAGLARLAAEDPSFRVETDLESGQIIMKGMGELHLDILVDRLKREFKVEANIGAPQVAYRETIDREVEHTYTHKKQSGGSGQFAEVKLIISPTEPGEGYSFESKIVGGAVPKEYIPGVEKGIKSVMDSGPLAGFPVIDFKVQLIDGKFHDVDSSVLAFEIAGRMGMREGMRKAGAKLLEPIMKVEVVTPEEYTGNVIGDLTSRRGQVTGQENRGNAVAIASMVPLANMFGYINNLRSMSSGRAQFTMQFDHYDPVPQNISDEIQKKYA; encoded by the coding sequence ATGGCACGCGATTATCCCCTTCAGCGCTACCGGAACTTCGGGATCATGGCCCATATCGATGCGGGCAAGACCACGACGACCGAGCGTATTCTGTTCTACACCGGCAAGTCGCACAAGATCGGCGAAGTGCATGATGGCGCCGCTACCATGGACTGGATGGAGCAGGAGCAGGAGCGTGGCATCACGATCACGTCCGCTGCGACCACCACGTTCTGGCAGCGCCAGGAAGATCCCACTGCCGAGGGAACTTCGGATACCAAGTACCGCTTCAACATCATCGACACCCCCGGCCACGTTGACTTCACGATCGAAGTCGAGCGTTCGCTGGCTGTGCTTGACGGTGCAATCTGTCTGCTGGACGGTAACGCTGGTGTCGAGCCGCAGACCGAAACCGTTTGGCGTCAGGCCGACCGGTACAAGGTTCCGCGGATCGTCTTTGTCAACAAGATGGACAAGATCGGCGCGGATTTCTACAACTGCGTCAAGATGATCAAGGACCGCACCGGTGCGATTCCTGCGCCTATCGCTCTGCCGATTGGTGCCGAGGACAAGCTGGAAGGCATCATCGACCTGCTGAAGATGGAAGAGTGGGTTTGGGAAGGTGAAGATCTGGGCGCGTCCTGGGTCCGCAAGCCGATCCGCGATGATCTTCAGGATCTGGCCGATGAATGGCGTGCAAACCTGATCGAAGTTGCCGTCGAAGTCGACGACGACGCGATGGAAAAGTATCTCGACGGCATCATGCCGGACGAAGATACCCTACGCAAGCTGATCCGCAAGGGCACGCTGGAGCTGGCTTTTGTGCCGGTTGCTGCTGGTTCCGCGTTCAAGAACAAGGGCGTACAGCCCCTGCTGAACGCTGTGATCGACTTTCTGCCGTCGCCGCTGGACGTACCTGCATACATGGGCTTCTCGCCGGATGACGAGACCGAGACCCGTAACATTGCGCGTCACGCCGATGACAACGAGCCGTTCTCGGGCCTCGCGTTCAAGATCATGAACGACCCCTTCGTCGGTTCGCTGACCTTCACACGTATCTACTCGGGTACGATGAAAAAGGGCGATTCGATCCTGAACACGACCAAAGGCAAGAAAGAGCGCATTGGTCGTATGATGATGATGCACGCCATTGATCGCGAAGAGATCGAAGAGGCGTTCGCGGGCGACATCATAGCGCTGGCAGGTCTGAAAGACACCACAACAGGTGATACCCTGTCGGATGCGCAGCACCGTGTGGTTTTGGAAACGATGACCTTCCCCGATCCGGTCATCGAAATCGCTGTCGAGCCCAAGACCAAGGCTGACCAAGAAAAAATGTCCGCAGGTCTGGCCCGCCTGGCCGCCGAGGATCCCTCGTTCCGTGTCGAAACTGATCTCGAATCCGGTCAGATCATCATGAAGGGCATGGGCGAACTTCACCTCGATATTCTGGTGGATCGTCTCAAGCGTGAATTCAAGGTCGAAGCCAACATCGGTGCGCCGCAGGTTGCTTATCGTGAGACGATCGACCGTGAAGTCGAGCATACCTACACTCACAAGAAACAATCGGGTGGTTCGGGTCAGTTCGCCGAGGTCAAGCTGATCATCTCGCCAACAGAGCCGGGCGAAGGCTATTCGTTCGAGTCCAAGATTGTCGGTGGTGCTGTTCCCAAGGAATACATCCCAGGTGTCGAAAAAGGTATCAAGTCGGTCATGGACTCCGGTCCGCTGGCGGGCTTCCCGGTTATCGACTTCAAGGTCCAGTTGATCGACGGCAAGTTCCACGACGTGGACTCTTCGGTTCTGGCGTTTGAAATCGCGGGTCGGATGGGCATGCGCGAAGGTATGCGCAAGGCCGGTGCCAAGCTGCTGGAACCGATCATGAAAGTCGAAGTGGTGACACCCGAGGAATATACCGGCAACGTGATCGGGGATCTCACCTCGCGTCGTGGTCAGGTGACGGGCCAGGAAAACCGCGGCAATGCCGTGGCAATCGCCTCGATGGTGCCTCTGGCCAACATGTTCGGCTATATCAATAACCTGCGTTCGATGTCTTCGGGCCGCGCGCAGTTTACGATGCAGTTCGACCATTACGATCCGGTGCCGCAGAACATCTCGGACGAGATCCAAAAGAAATACGCATAA
- the rpsG gene encoding 30S ribosomal protein S7 → MSRRHAAEKREVLPDAKYGDRVLTKFMNNLMIDGKKSVAESIVYNAMIRVEDKIKRAPIEVFHEALDNIKPSVEVRSRRVGGATYQVPVEVRPERREALAIRWLIDASRKRNEHTMEERLAGELLDAVNTRGSAVKKREDTHKMADANKAFSHYRW, encoded by the coding sequence ATGTCTCGTCGTCACGCTGCCGAAAAACGCGAAGTCCTGCCCGATGCCAAGTATGGTGACCGGGTTCTGACCAAATTCATGAACAACCTGATGATCGACGGTAAAAAGTCGGTCGCAGAAAGCATTGTCTACAACGCGATGATCCGCGTCGAGGACAAGATCAAGCGCGCACCGATCGAGGTGTTCCACGAAGCGCTCGACAACATCAAGCCGTCGGTCGAGGTTCGCTCGCGCCGGGTTGGTGGTGCCACCTACCAGGTGCCCGTCGAAGTGCGTCCCGAGCGTCGCGAAGCCCTGGCGATCCGCTGGCTGATCGACGCGTCGCGCAAGCGCAACGAGCACACCATGGAAGAGCGTCTTGCAGGCGAACTTCTGGACGCGGTCAACACCCGCGGTTCGGCTGTGAAAAAGCGTGAAGACACCCACAAGATGGCCGACGCGAACAAAGCGTTCAGCCATTACCGCTGGTAA
- the tuf gene encoding elongation factor Tu: MAKAKFERNKPHCNIGTIGHVDHGKTTLTAAITKYFGEFRAYDQIDGAPEEKARGITISTAHVEYETENRHYAHVDCPGHADYVKNMITGAAQMDGAILVVNAADGPMPQTREHILLGRQVGIPSMVVFMNKVDQVDDEELLELVEMEIRELLSMYDYPGDDIPIIAGSALAAMEGRDPEIGENKIRELMAAVDEYIPQPARAVDQPFLMPIEDVFSISGRGTVVTGRVERGVINVGDSIEIVGIRDTKTTTCTGVEMFRKLLDRGEAGDNVGVLLRGIDREGVERGQVLCKPKSVNPHTKFEAEAYILTKEEGGRHTPFFANYRPQFYFRTTDVTGTVVLPEGTEMVMPGDNLKFNVELIAPIAMEEKLRFAIREGGRTVGSGVVAKIIE, encoded by the coding sequence ATGGCAAAGGCAAAGTTTGAACGTAACAAGCCGCACTGCAACATCGGCACGATTGGTCACGTTGACCACGGCAAGACGACGCTGACGGCGGCGATCACCAAGTATTTCGGCGAATTCCGCGCCTATGACCAGATTGACGGGGCGCCCGAAGAAAAGGCCCGCGGCATCACGATCTCGACCGCGCATGTGGAGTACGAGACCGAGAACCGCCACTACGCCCACGTCGACTGCCCCGGCCACGCCGACTACGTCAAGAACATGATCACCGGTGCGGCGCAGATGGACGGTGCGATCCTGGTTGTGAACGCTGCCGACGGCCCGATGCCCCAAACGCGCGAGCATATCCTGCTTGGTCGTCAGGTCGGTATCCCGTCGATGGTTGTGTTCATGAACAAGGTCGATCAGGTCGACGACGAAGAGCTGCTTGAGCTGGTCGAGATGGAAATCCGCGAACTGCTGTCGATGTACGACTACCCGGGCGACGATATTCCGATCATCGCAGGCTCGGCTCTGGCCGCGATGGAAGGCCGTGATCCCGAAATCGGCGAGAACAAGATCCGCGAACTGATGGCCGCTGTGGACGAGTATATTCCCCAGCCCGCACGCGCCGTCGACCAGCCGTTCCTGATGCCGATCGAGGATGTATTCTCGATCTCGGGTCGTGGTACGGTTGTGACCGGTCGTGTTGAGCGTGGCGTGATCAACGTTGGCGACAGCATTGAAATCGTTGGTATTCGTGACACCAAGACCACGACCTGCACCGGTGTGGAAATGTTCCGCAAGCTGCTGGATCGCGGTGAGGCAGGCGACAACGTTGGCGTTCTGCTGCGTGGTATCGACCGTGAAGGCGTTGAGCGCGGCCAGGTGCTGTGCAAGCCCAAGTCGGTGAACCCGCACACCAAGTTCGAAGCCGAGGCGTATATCCTGACCAAGGAAGAGGGTGGCCGTCACACGCCGTTCTTTGCGAACTACCGCCCGCAGTTCTACTTCCGTACGACGGACGTGACCGGTACGGTTGTACTGCCCGAAGGCACCGAAATGGTGATGCCGGGTGACAACCTGAAGTTCAACGTCGAACTGATCGCGCCGATCGCGATGGAAGAAAAGCTGCGCTTCGCGATCCGCGAAGGTGGCCGTACCGTCGGTTCAGGCGTCGTCGCCAAAATCATCGAGTAA
- a CDS encoding DMT family transporter, translating to MITLSDNTRGALFMMCSMAAFTFGDTFLKATGGALPLGELLLLRGVIASTAILALTWWLGALRISFSRRDWALVALRSLAEVAAAWFFLTALFHMPLANVTALLQMMPLTVTLGSALVFREAVGWRRWIAIGVGFVGMLLVVRPGTEGFNLYTVYALISVFCVTVRDLATRRLSGAVPSLMVTLFGAVTVTGFAGLLALSEPWMPLTPPLAWFVLAAAVLVVGGYVCSVMVMRVGQVSFVAPFRYTGLLWALLLGWLVFGEWPRTLTLIGAVIIVATGVFTLWREATLARRQKGVQPNIRRT from the coding sequence ATGATCACATTATCTGACAACACCCGTGGCGCGCTTTTTATGATGTGCTCGATGGCGGCTTTTACCTTTGGGGACACCTTTCTCAAGGCGACGGGCGGCGCCTTGCCATTGGGGGAACTGTTGCTGTTGCGCGGCGTGATTGCCAGCACGGCTATCCTGGCGCTGACTTGGTGGCTGGGCGCGTTGCGCATATCCTTTTCGCGGCGCGACTGGGCGCTGGTGGCGTTGCGCAGTCTGGCCGAGGTCGCTGCAGCCTGGTTCTTTCTCACGGCGCTGTTTCACATGCCTTTGGCGAATGTCACGGCGCTGTTGCAGATGATGCCGTTGACGGTGACGCTGGGCTCAGCGTTGGTGTTCCGCGAGGCAGTCGGCTGGCGGCGCTGGATCGCCATCGGCGTCGGCTTTGTCGGTATGTTGCTCGTTGTGCGCCCCGGGACCGAAGGCTTTAACCTTTATACGGTTTATGCACTGATCTCGGTCTTCTGCGTCACGGTGCGCGATTTGGCGACACGGCGGCTGTCAGGGGCCGTGCCCAGTCTGATGGTGACGCTGTTTGGAGCGGTAACGGTGACTGGATTTGCTGGTCTGCTGGCGCTGTCAGAACCTTGGATGCCGCTGACGCCACCGCTTGCGTGGTTCGTGCTGGCGGCGGCGGTTCTGGTGGTTGGCGGTTATGTCTGCAGCGTCATGGTGATGCGGGTGGGGCAGGTCAGCTTTGTGGCGCCATTCCGCTATACCGGCCTGCTCTGGGCGCTGCTGCTGGGCTGGCTGGTTTTTGGAGAGTGGCCGCGCACGCTGACCCTGATCGGTGCGGTAATCATTGTCGCGACGGGCGTGTTCACGCTGTGGCGTGAGGCGACGCTGGCGCGACGGCAAAAAGGTGTTCAGCCGAATATTCGACGTACCTGA
- a CDS encoding putative rhamnosyl transferase, with product MQVIGFCRFSYPAEGGFQVEHASLEERIAYLYAPARMQERLRHFEAICLPGLRAQTDPDFSFVILVGDSLPTVYLDALTALVADVPQARIVARPPGPHRQVCAEVINAQRYDLSAPCLQFRHDDDDAVAVTFVARLREAAQDCAALLAQHRLVGFDWNRGWVARPDPQGLRAERNVTPYWGVAQAMAVRGGTRQTIMNFGHQKINLFMPTVTFTHEDMFVRGHNDHNDSRQKKHVTPIDLPRLDAAGETLMRDTFAIDADQVRRIFG from the coding sequence ATGCAAGTGATCGGATTTTGCCGCTTTTCCTACCCCGCCGAGGGGGGATTTCAGGTCGAACATGCCTCCCTGGAGGAGCGGATTGCCTATCTTTACGCCCCTGCCCGCATGCAAGAGCGTCTGCGTCATTTCGAGGCGATCTGCCTGCCCGGACTGCGCGCGCAGACCGACCCGGATTTCTCCTTTGTCATCCTTGTCGGGGACTCGCTGCCCACCGTTTACTTGGACGCGCTTACGGCGCTTGTCGCGGATGTCCCGCAGGCGCGTATCGTCGCCCGCCCCCCCGGCCCCCACCGGCAGGTCTGTGCCGAAGTGATCAATGCGCAGCGGTATGATCTGTCAGCCCCCTGCCTGCAGTTTCGCCATGATGACGACGACGCGGTGGCTGTCACCTTTGTCGCGCGGCTGCGCGAGGCCGCTCAGGATTGCGCCGCCCTGCTGGCGCAACACAGGCTGGTCGGGTTTGACTGGAACCGCGGCTGGGTCGCGCGACCCGATCCTCAGGGACTACGGGCCGAACGCAACGTGACCCCCTATTGGGGTGTCGCGCAAGCCATGGCTGTGCGCGGCGGTACCCGCCAGACCATCATGAATTTTGGCCACCAAAAGATCAATTTGTTTATGCCGACTGTGACGTTCACCCACGAGGACATGTTTGTGCGCGGTCACAACGATCACAACGATTCACGACAAAAGAAGCACGTAACGCCGATCGACCTGCCACGACTGGACGCGGCAGGTGAGACGCTGATGCGCGACACCTTTGCCATCGATGCGGATCAGGTACGTCGAATATTCGGCTGA